A genomic window from Bdellovibrio sp. SKB1291214 includes:
- a CDS encoding ABC transporter ATP-binding protein, whose translation MNNNNVIEVKNLAVEFKTDDGIVQAVKTISFNIPKGKTVGLVGESGSGKSITSLAIMRLIGHPGKVTSGEIFFEGQDLLKLSEEKMREIRGAKISMIFQEPMTSLNPVLTVAEQITETLMLHQGLTKEQALARGVELLKLTGIPHPEERLYFYPHKFSGGQRQRIMIAMAIACNPDVLICDEPTTALDVTIQKQILDLLADIQKRTNMSMLFITHDLGVVADIADEVIVMNKGHVVETNNAKKIFTHAVHPYTKGLLACRPSLSSHLARLPVLSDFMGPNGEELPGPNVAALGEAKVAPVDASAPLILEVKDLQTHFAHTGGLLGRVQGYTKAVDGVSFSVKKGRTLGLVGESGCGKTTLGRTLMRLVDSTAGQIVFEGQDITKLSARQMLPIRKKMQIVFQDPYASLNPRMTIGAILMEPMQIHKLGDNDSQRKEMAAVMMKKVGLTPGVMNRYPHEFSGGQRQRISIARALMVKPDFIVCDESVSALDVSIQAQILNLLLDLQDEMNLTYIFISHDLSVVKFISDDVAVMNGGKIVEMNTAENIYSNPQHEYTQKLLSAIPKGIPKELVL comes from the coding sequence ATGAACAATAACAATGTCATTGAAGTTAAAAACCTTGCTGTAGAATTCAAAACGGATGACGGCATTGTTCAGGCTGTTAAAACCATCTCCTTTAACATCCCTAAGGGTAAAACTGTGGGCCTTGTGGGCGAGTCAGGTTCTGGTAAAAGTATTACTTCTTTGGCAATCATGCGTTTGATCGGTCACCCCGGTAAAGTAACTAGCGGTGAAATCTTTTTCGAAGGCCAAGATCTTTTAAAACTTTCTGAAGAAAAAATGCGCGAGATCCGTGGCGCAAAAATTTCCATGATCTTCCAAGAACCGATGACAAGTTTGAATCCGGTTCTTACCGTTGCAGAACAAATCACTGAAACATTGATGCTTCACCAAGGTTTGACGAAAGAACAAGCTTTGGCACGTGGTGTGGAATTGTTGAAATTGACAGGCATCCCACATCCTGAAGAACGCCTTTACTTCTACCCTCACAAATTCTCGGGTGGTCAACGTCAACGTATCATGATCGCCATGGCGATTGCTTGCAACCCGGACGTTTTGATCTGTGACGAGCCTACGACTGCGCTGGACGTAACAATTCAAAAACAAATCTTGGATCTATTGGCTGACATTCAAAAACGCACGAACATGAGTATGTTGTTCATCACGCACGACTTGGGCGTAGTGGCAGACATCGCAGATGAAGTGATCGTTATGAACAAGGGCCACGTTGTTGAAACAAACAACGCGAAAAAAATCTTCACTCACGCAGTTCACCCCTACACGAAAGGTTTGTTGGCTTGCCGTCCTTCATTGTCTTCACACTTGGCACGTTTGCCAGTATTGAGCGACTTTATGGGCCCGAATGGCGAAGAGCTTCCGGGACCAAACGTTGCAGCACTGGGTGAAGCAAAAGTTGCTCCGGTAGACGCTAGCGCTCCACTTATTTTGGAAGTTAAAGATCTGCAAACTCACTTTGCACACACTGGCGGTCTTTTGGGTCGCGTTCAGGGTTATACTAAAGCCGTAGACGGTGTTAGCTTCTCTGTTAAAAAAGGCAGAACTTTGGGCCTTGTGGGCGAGTCAGGCTGTGGTAAAACGACGTTGGGTCGTACTTTGATGCGTTTAGTGGATTCAACAGCGGGTCAAATCGTATTCGAAGGCCAAGACATCACAAAACTTTCTGCACGCCAAATGCTTCCGATCCGTAAAAAAATGCAGATCGTATTCCAAGATCCATATGCATCTTTGAATCCGCGCATGACGATCGGTGCGATTTTGATGGAACCAATGCAAATCCATAAGTTGGGTGACAACGACAGCCAACGTAAAGAGATGGCTGCGGTTATGATGAAAAAAGTAGGTCTTACTCCAGGCGTGATGAACCGTTACCCACACGAGTTCTCGGGTGGTCAAAGACAACGTATTTCTATCGCACGTGCCTTGATGGTTAAACCTGATTTCATCGTGTGTGACGAATCCGTATCTGCTTTGGACGTTTCCATCCAAGCTCAAATCTTGAACTTGTTGTTGGATCTTCAAGACGAAATGAATTTGACGTACATCTTCATCTCTCATGACTTGTCAGTGGTTAAATTTATCTCTGACGATGTGGCCGTGATGAATGGCGGTAAAATCGTGGAAATGAATACAGCTGAAAATATCTATTCAAATCCACAGCATGAATACACTCAAAAACTTTTGAGTGCGATTCCTAAAGGCATTCCTAAAGAATTAGTTCTATAA
- a CDS encoding DUF3014 domain-containing protein: protein MRNKTDVKIVSAILVLAVLALGVALYVRFNPAAVPETATEATATPEPASGVASDDTSSSPQHPVPAANESSDETVGGAKPAALTQQNMGTEIAARWKSFFGKEEGQELLRLENFVRHFVLMFENATETKIPAQASIFESVNGDFKTTTLGDKVQISEQNFRRYDSYAELLKSADLKKLVSFYQRMYPLLQAGYAEMGRKGYFNDRVVDVLDQIIGAKDPSLDTSLVIDGGRFVFEDAELEAAPAVQKVLFRIGPAHSALVKERMKELRALLVSSQ from the coding sequence ATGCGCAATAAAACCGACGTTAAAATAGTTTCTGCCATTTTGGTCCTTGCAGTTCTTGCACTGGGTGTTGCCCTTTATGTGCGATTCAATCCGGCGGCTGTTCCAGAGACAGCAACAGAAGCGACTGCAACTCCAGAGCCTGCTTCAGGTGTAGCCAGCGATGACACATCAAGCAGCCCTCAGCATCCTGTCCCAGCTGCCAACGAATCTTCTGATGAAACAGTCGGTGGAGCCAAACCCGCAGCATTGACTCAGCAAAATATGGGGACAGAGATCGCAGCCCGTTGGAAATCTTTCTTTGGCAAAGAAGAGGGCCAAGAACTATTACGCCTTGAGAACTTCGTTCGACATTTCGTGCTGATGTTTGAAAACGCCACAGAAACTAAAATTCCCGCTCAGGCTTCGATTTTTGAATCTGTGAATGGTGATTTCAAAACGACGACCCTTGGTGATAAAGTTCAGATCAGTGAACAGAATTTCCGTCGTTACGATTCTTATGCAGAACTTTTGAAATCCGCAGATTTGAAAAAGCTCGTATCCTTCTACCAACGCATGTACCCCTTGTTGCAGGCAGGTTATGCCGAAATGGGACGCAAAGGTTATTTCAATGACCGAGTCGTCGATGTTTTGGACCAAATCATCGGTGCCAAGGACCCGAGCTTGGATACTTCGCTTGTGATCGATGGAGGGCGTTTTGTTTTTGAAGATGCAGAGCTTGAAGCAGCTCCGGCTGTGCAAAAAGTCTTATTCAGAATAGGTCCGGCCCATTCGGCTCTGGTAAAAGAGCGTATGAAGGAATTACGAGCGTTGCTTGTTAGTTCTCAATAA
- a CDS encoding outer membrane beta-barrel protein, producing MKTLITIFATLTLCMVANAQNREDLKNGSNTIRLLGGSAQAAASFGLDYERRTGTFGLGAKVLHSTKNEDAGKAESTTVDVHAVTHLFDHNDMDIYLAGGVGVTNMDDVTDIAGNQGDETLVGPTLGIGVAYTINPQWSVGFEYYTLYNWFSDKVADNYNYSNVAVGFNF from the coding sequence ATGAAAACACTCATCACCATTTTTGCAACTCTAACTCTTTGCATGGTTGCCAATGCACAAAATCGCGAGGATCTGAAAAACGGTTCCAACACGATTCGCCTTTTAGGTGGTTCAGCACAAGCCGCAGCTTCATTCGGTTTGGATTATGAACGTCGCACGGGCACATTTGGCCTAGGTGCCAAAGTTCTTCATTCCACTAAAAACGAAGACGCTGGCAAAGCTGAAAGCACAACAGTCGACGTTCATGCGGTGACTCATCTATTTGATCACAACGATATGGACATCTATCTTGCAGGTGGTGTTGGTGTAACGAACATGGATGACGTAACGGATATCGCAGGTAACCAAGGTGACGAAACTCTTGTCGGTCCTACTTTGGGTATTGGCGTAGCGTACACAATCAACCCGCAATGGTCTGTAGGATTCGAATACTACACGTTGTACAACTGGTTCAGCGACAAAGTTGCTGATAATTACAATTACTCTAACGTCGCTGTTGGTTTTAACTTCTAG
- a CDS encoding ATP-binding protein — translation MNLAALYINPYMSNEAFSKSQLALQRNLVNVSDLVQDNKIQSRRAQKVSTLVSAKIDVWTSYATNLRNRSKSISIDQFRSMLSAVNTDEINRTVLEMETEEQSLLNRRTARVDKDFQRTTWIVIFCITIAFLLFFLSTRILHKQIRLRQKVEKALDEARIKAMEASNLKSSFLANMSHEIRTPLNGIIGMTKLMEQTPLNARQLDYLETIKVSSTSLLSLINEILDLSKIESGKFQLEETNFELSSLIKSAVSIVDYSAKLKNLEIKTEIDPAVPEFLTGDPLRLRQVLLNLINNAIKFSEHGLIKVRITPKGPDANGSLHLLFEIIDQGIGFDAETKNKLFQSFSQGDGSMTRKYGGTGLGLAISKQIVEMMKGTIDVDSVKGIGSRFYFDVNLGLPHTDAEIQRISNLKPVAPLQGHVLIAEDNLVNQKVVSEMLSTMGCTSHVVENGNAAIAALLTDHYDLILMDAQMPVMDGYEATRLIRKGQAGEDNKTIPILATTANAIKGDIELCLEAGMNDYISKPISYNDLAFKIGKWMGRGHHVVNPLNMDNLKQEDKRSGNMLLKEVVEIFNEESPAQIKKMREAIASKEYAKIPPIAHNLKSSAAVLGAMRLKELAERIENLDLKSTNEQQVTLLVDSLDKELSLVQEYLGKHIRKQYPPPPEASP, via the coding sequence ATGAACTTGGCAGCGCTCTATATAAATCCGTATATGTCTAACGAGGCGTTCTCAAAGTCGCAGCTCGCGTTGCAAAGAAATCTTGTTAATGTGTCAGATCTCGTTCAAGACAACAAGATTCAGTCAAGAAGAGCACAGAAAGTCAGTACACTGGTGTCTGCAAAGATAGACGTATGGACCTCCTACGCTACTAATTTACGCAATCGTAGCAAGTCCATCTCGATCGATCAGTTTCGTTCAATGTTATCTGCTGTGAACACAGATGAAATCAATCGGACGGTCTTAGAGATGGAAACGGAAGAGCAATCTCTTCTCAATCGACGAACGGCCCGAGTCGATAAAGATTTTCAGCGCACAACTTGGATTGTGATCTTTTGTATCACCATCGCTTTTCTTCTTTTCTTCTTGTCCACAAGAATCTTGCACAAACAAATACGACTCCGTCAAAAAGTGGAAAAGGCCCTTGATGAGGCTAGAATTAAGGCCATGGAGGCTTCCAATCTGAAATCCAGTTTTTTGGCGAATATGAGTCACGAAATTCGCACCCCACTTAATGGGATTATTGGAATGACCAAACTGATGGAGCAGACTCCCCTGAATGCTCGTCAGCTTGATTATCTAGAAACCATCAAAGTGTCGTCGACATCACTTCTATCACTCATTAACGAGATATTAGACCTTTCAAAAATCGAATCAGGAAAATTTCAACTAGAGGAAACAAACTTTGAACTGTCCTCATTAATTAAAAGTGCTGTATCAATCGTTGATTATTCAGCCAAACTTAAAAATCTGGAAATCAAAACTGAGATTGACCCAGCCGTTCCAGAGTTCTTAACCGGGGACCCACTAAGACTTCGACAAGTTCTTTTAAACCTTATCAACAACGCAATCAAATTTTCAGAACACGGTTTGATCAAAGTGCGCATCACACCAAAAGGACCCGATGCCAACGGCTCGCTTCACTTGCTTTTTGAGATCATTGACCAAGGAATTGGCTTTGATGCCGAAACGAAAAACAAGCTGTTTCAAAGTTTTTCCCAAGGCGATGGCTCAATGACTCGCAAATATGGTGGCACAGGTTTAGGGCTGGCGATATCCAAACAAATTGTAGAAATGATGAAGGGCACGATTGATGTTGATAGCGTCAAAGGCATTGGCTCTCGATTTTATTTTGATGTGAATCTGGGATTGCCTCATACCGATGCTGAAATCCAAAGAATATCAAATCTTAAGCCAGTTGCTCCCCTTCAAGGACACGTTCTGATTGCTGAAGACAATCTCGTGAATCAAAAAGTCGTATCAGAAATGCTTTCAACAATGGGATGTACGAGTCACGTCGTAGAAAACGGGAATGCTGCGATTGCAGCTTTGCTCACAGACCACTACGATCTGATTCTTATGGATGCTCAAATGCCCGTCATGGACGGATATGAGGCGACCCGTCTAATTCGTAAAGGACAAGCTGGTGAGGACAATAAAACGATCCCGATCCTTGCCACGACGGCAAATGCTATCAAAGGTGATATTGAACTTTGTCTGGAAGCCGGCATGAACGACTATATCAGCAAACCGATTTCATATAATGACCTGGCTTTTAAAATCGGTAAATGGATGGGACGAGGACACCATGTGGTTAATCCGCTCAACATGGACAACCTTAAACAAGAAGATAAAAGAAGTGGAAACATGCTCCTCAAAGAGGTCGTGGAAATTTTCAATGAAGAAAGTCCAGCACAAATCAAAAAAATGCGAGAAGCAATTGCTTCTAAAGAATATGCTAAAATCCCGCCCATTGCTCACAACCTAAAATCTTCGGCTGCGGTTTTAGGAGCAATGAGGCTTAAAGAACTTGCCGAAAGAATTGAAAATTTAGATTTAAAATCAACCAACGAGCAACAGGTCACATTACTCGTTGATTCATTAGACAAAGAATTAAGTTTGGTTCAGGAATACCTCGGCAAACATATTCGCAAACAGTACCCACCACCGCCTGAAGCTTCCCCTTAG
- a CDS encoding S8 family serine peptidase, whose translation MNTPKLSALFAVLVLSLAATSANASKFLVSFKEQTRAQAFKALIQNSSTGIKLDSDLSEIKVLVIKAESQEQILKYIDAKDLNFIEKQTVFAAPRTQLAVTATSGMPRMTLMSAEVPASPGLKMLKVPEAWATTRGKGARVMVIDTGIDKNHPAFAGRIEQMKNFTEDGDPTDATDKEGHGTHVAGIIAGLASVEAVGVAPEATLLIAKVCGVKGCTNDAVPKALGWAYREKVDVVNMSLGGGGSVPERFMINQLDGIQVPVVAAMGNNGMEATPLPAGYPSVEAVGAVDFDGKRAAFSNWSAALDVMAPGVSIRSSVPMGMGRMSVASFQTEAGTFQSLPSVTFTGVPTASLNQSAVYAEFGTVDDLSKVAVAGKILVVKRGNLPLLDKIKNAATAGAAAIIIANNDSALVSGSLTDEPIKIPVIMVETAAGENLILNLMKSPGMNVRLEVQASDYAEFSGTSMASPYVAGVTALMRATVPGLTAWKLRQIMEGTATPIKTDIPNQTGKGLVNAKAAVDGAYAVRKKYKKIKE comes from the coding sequence ATGAACACGCCTAAATTATCTGCTTTGTTCGCCGTCCTGGTCTTGTCATTGGCGGCCACTTCAGCGAATGCCTCTAAATTCCTTGTTTCCTTCAAAGAGCAAACTCGTGCGCAAGCTTTTAAAGCTCTGATCCAAAATTCATCAACAGGAATCAAACTTGATTCTGATCTTTCTGAAATTAAAGTTCTAGTGATCAAAGCAGAATCCCAAGAGCAAATACTGAAATATATTGATGCAAAAGATTTGAACTTCATCGAAAAACAAACTGTGTTCGCGGCTCCTCGTACGCAGCTAGCGGTCACAGCGACTTCCGGCATGCCCCGTATGACTTTAATGAGTGCGGAAGTTCCTGCATCCCCCGGTCTAAAAATGTTGAAGGTTCCAGAGGCGTGGGCCACGACACGTGGTAAAGGTGCTCGTGTGATGGTGATCGATACCGGTATCGATAAAAATCATCCTGCATTTGCAGGCCGTATTGAGCAAATGAAAAACTTTACTGAAGACGGTGATCCAACGGATGCGACTGATAAGGAAGGTCACGGTACCCACGTGGCTGGAATCATTGCAGGCCTGGCTTCCGTTGAAGCCGTGGGAGTGGCTCCAGAAGCCACTTTGTTGATCGCTAAAGTTTGCGGAGTTAAAGGGTGCACAAACGATGCAGTCCCAAAAGCGTTGGGTTGGGCTTACCGTGAAAAGGTTGACGTTGTGAATATGTCTTTAGGTGGTGGTGGAAGCGTGCCAGAAAGATTCATGATCAACCAATTGGACGGGATTCAAGTTCCCGTCGTTGCAGCCATGGGCAATAATGGGATGGAGGCGACTCCTTTGCCAGCTGGCTATCCTTCCGTTGAAGCAGTTGGTGCTGTCGATTTCGATGGTAAGCGGGCCGCTTTTTCTAATTGGAGTGCAGCTCTGGATGTCATGGCTCCAGGTGTAAGCATTCGTTCATCTGTTCCAATGGGAATGGGTCGTATGTCTGTTGCTAGCTTTCAAACCGAAGCGGGAACATTCCAATCTCTTCCATCCGTCACTTTCACGGGCGTTCCAACGGCTTCTTTAAACCAGTCTGCAGTGTATGCTGAGTTCGGTACAGTGGATGACCTTTCCAAAGTTGCAGTGGCAGGAAAAATCTTGGTTGTAAAACGTGGCAACTTGCCATTGCTTGATAAAATCAAAAATGCGGCAACCGCGGGTGCTGCTGCCATCATCATTGCGAATAATGATTCTGCATTAGTCAGTGGGTCCTTGACCGATGAACCCATCAAAATTCCAGTTATCATGGTGGAAACTGCCGCCGGTGAAAATCTGATCCTTAACCTGATGAAGTCTCCCGGTATGAATGTTCGCCTTGAGGTTCAAGCATCCGATTATGCGGAATTCAGCGGCACTTCAATGGCATCGCCGTATGTCGCGGGTGTGACCGCCTTGATGAGGGCAACCGTTCCGGGGCTTACCGCCTGGAAATTGCGCCAAATCATGGAAGGAACTGCAACACCTATTAAAACAGACATTCCAAACCAAACAGGTAAGGGCTTGGTAAATGCCAAAGCTGCCGTTGATGGCGCATACGCTGTTCGCAAAAAGTATAAAAAAATTAAGGAATAA
- a CDS encoding EamA family transporter, which translates to MAAQSGSFEIQSSTRVNGLAIGILFIILGSSSYGMLSTFVKLAYKQNFTTAEVTMAQFGWGALVLTIMSQFLKKSSPKPSRSDIVSLMIAGIPVGLTSVFYYLAVKYIDASVAVVLLMQTVWMGVVVEAFQKKTFPKADKILAVVLVLFGTLLATNVLGATKVSLDIRGVILGLMAAMSFSWTMFATSTVASHLHSVKRSQYMLYSGSFIVLVFGLLTQILPFYLNLHLVGEEFIRNQAFNPNIFLTYGLIVAIFGTIIPPIMLNKGFPIVGVGLGSILSSVELPFAVTIAFIFLNETVIAKQWLGVAVIIIAIVLLNYRMISITGSSHPRTP; encoded by the coding sequence ATGGCAGCTCAATCTGGATCTTTCGAAATTCAATCTTCAACACGTGTAAACGGTCTAGCGATCGGTATTCTTTTTATCATTCTTGGCTCATCCAGCTATGGTATGCTTTCTACTTTCGTAAAGCTTGCTTACAAGCAAAACTTTACAACTGCCGAAGTGACAATGGCGCAGTTTGGTTGGGGGGCTTTGGTTCTTACGATCATGAGTCAGTTCCTTAAAAAAAGTTCTCCGAAACCGTCACGCTCCGATATTGTGAGTTTGATGATTGCAGGTATTCCCGTTGGGCTTACCAGTGTGTTCTATTATCTTGCTGTGAAATACATTGATGCATCCGTCGCCGTGGTCTTGCTTATGCAAACGGTGTGGATGGGAGTTGTGGTGGAAGCCTTTCAGAAAAAAACCTTTCCCAAAGCAGATAAAATTTTGGCGGTGGTCTTAGTTCTGTTCGGAACTTTACTTGCGACAAATGTGTTAGGTGCAACGAAAGTCTCGTTGGATATTCGTGGCGTGATTCTGGGGCTTATGGCGGCAATGTCTTTCAGTTGGACGATGTTTGCCACTAGCACGGTTGCGTCCCATCTACATTCCGTGAAGCGCAGTCAGTATATGCTATACAGTGGTTCATTCATTGTATTGGTCTTTGGATTACTTACCCAGATTTTGCCATTTTACTTGAATCTGCATTTAGTGGGTGAAGAATTCATCCGCAATCAAGCTTTTAATCCCAACATCTTTTTGACCTATGGTTTAATCGTAGCGATCTTTGGAACGATTATTCCGCCGATCATGTTGAATAAAGGTTTCCCGATTGTGGGGGTGGGTCTTGGTAGTATTTTGTCATCTGTTGAATTGCCATTTGCCGTGACGATTGCTTTTATTTTCTTGAATGAGACGGTCATTGCAAAACAATGGCTGGGTGTCGCCGTTATCATCATTGCGATTGTCTTATTGAACTATCGGATGATCTCTATTACAGGCTCCTCGCACCCTAGGACTCCATAA
- a CDS encoding linear amide C-N hydrolase: MWFPMMGNIQRSFNMTKSKIIYLVLTLLIIQPAYPCTRFLWDTKSHDVIVGRNMDWAEEIGSNMWLLPRGISRDGGVAVNAMKWTSKYGSVVLTAYDIGTADGINEKGLVTNILYLTESNFGTRDSKTPGISVALWAQYFLDNFETVEEALTSLKSQPFQVQTFTIKTALGSKEGAVHLAISDKTGDSVVIEYIDGEPKIYHDRTYKVMTNSPTFDQQLAALKQYKGFGGSKELPGTTAAADRFVRAAYYAQQLPQPSDYRESVAGVFSVLRNVSQPFGTPDPARPYISTTRWRTVADMTRGVYFYENTLSPSVVWVQLDRLDFKKNAPVQKITLVKNYELSGDITGYFKPVKAFEFQKITEEKTQVSRK; this comes from the coding sequence ATGTGGTTCCCTATGATGGGGAACATTCAACGGAGCTTCAATATGACTAAATCAAAAATTATATATCTAGTGCTTACTCTCCTGATTATACAGCCTGCATATCCATGCACTCGGTTCTTGTGGGACACAAAAAGCCACGATGTGATTGTAGGGCGAAACATGGATTGGGCGGAAGAGATTGGCTCCAATATGTGGCTTCTTCCCAGAGGTATTAGTCGGGACGGGGGGGTGGCGGTCAATGCCATGAAGTGGACTTCGAAGTATGGCAGTGTCGTTCTGACGGCCTATGATATTGGCACTGCGGACGGCATTAATGAAAAGGGTTTGGTCACTAATATCTTATACCTGACTGAAAGTAACTTTGGCACCCGGGATTCTAAAACGCCGGGGATTTCAGTGGCGTTGTGGGCACAATATTTTTTAGATAATTTTGAAACTGTGGAAGAGGCGTTGACCTCTTTGAAATCCCAACCTTTCCAGGTTCAAACATTCACTATTAAGACAGCCCTGGGATCAAAAGAGGGCGCTGTGCATTTGGCCATTTCTGATAAGACGGGTGATTCAGTGGTCATTGAATACATTGATGGGGAGCCGAAGATTTATCACGATAGAACTTATAAAGTGATGACCAATTCTCCCACCTTTGATCAGCAGTTAGCAGCTTTGAAGCAGTATAAAGGCTTTGGCGGATCTAAAGAACTTCCAGGAACAACAGCGGCCGCGGACCGCTTCGTCCGTGCCGCTTATTACGCCCAGCAACTGCCTCAGCCGAGCGATTACCGTGAGTCGGTTGCTGGGGTCTTCAGTGTTCTTAGAAACGTGTCCCAGCCGTTTGGAACGCCTGATCCAGCACGCCCTTATATTTCTACGACTCGGTGGAGGACTGTGGCCGATATGACCCGAGGAGTTTATTTTTATGAAAACACCCTAAGCCCTAGCGTCGTATGGGTGCAATTAGATCGCTTGGATTTTAAAAAGAATGCTCCGGTTCAGAAAATCACCTTAGTAAAAAACTATGAGTTAAGTGGCGATATAACGGGATACTTCAAACCTGTTAAGGCTTTTGAATTTCAAAAAATCACGGAAGAGAAAACTCAGGTCAGTCGAAAATAG
- a CDS encoding DUF2141 domain-containing protein, with translation MKFIAFLTVLLSLAPQAFSATVTIEGFRNTKGFAAVSVFHEREQRAFPGDAEKAIKTLYVPVPKNSKLEFTLDNMPAGKYAVAILHDEDGNKKLNTVLGYPREGFGFSNNPTILVGAPAFSKCAVELRDDSVVKIKMKYFY, from the coding sequence ATGAAATTCATCGCATTTCTTACGGTTTTGTTGTCCCTAGCACCTCAAGCATTCAGCGCCACAGTTACCATCGAAGGCTTTAGAAATACCAAAGGCTTTGCTGCCGTTAGCGTTTTTCATGAAAGAGAACAAAGAGCTTTCCCTGGTGACGCAGAAAAAGCCATCAAAACTCTTTATGTTCCCGTTCCAAAAAATTCTAAATTAGAATTCACTCTGGATAATATGCCGGCTGGAAAATATGCGGTGGCGATTCTTCATGATGAAGATGGAAACAAAAAACTAAATACGGTTTTGGGTTATCCCCGTGAAGGCTTTGGCTTCTCTAACAACCCAACGATCCTTGTGGGCGCACCTGCATTTTCAAAATGCGCGGTGGAGTTGCGTGACGACTCTGTTGTGAAAATCAAAATGAAGTACTTCTACTAA
- a CDS encoding response regulator transcription factor — translation METQKKRVLLVEDSREMQAIVRHSIGEICNLKCVASAEEGRQELEKGIYSLVLLEVSLPDANGFEFCKDLRAEQRFADLPVIFLTGKTELSSKVQGFEVGGDDYVTKPFDPEELKARVRGKLRRTKTAGSSFLMAGFRVDLSLQKIFVVNKDGSETALPLTPIEFKLMSHFMKNEGKVFSRQKLLDMFWSDSLYVSKHTVDTHISSLRKKLGAPGINLRSIFKQGYTFTLPEENKDRDREMTI, via the coding sequence ATGGAAACACAAAAGAAGAGAGTTTTATTGGTGGAGGATTCCCGGGAGATGCAGGCAATTGTTCGGCATTCGATCGGGGAAATTTGTAATCTTAAATGTGTAGCCTCTGCCGAAGAAGGACGGCAGGAGCTAGAAAAGGGAATTTACTCCCTTGTGCTTTTAGAAGTGAGTTTGCCGGATGCTAACGGTTTTGAATTTTGTAAAGATTTGCGAGCGGAGCAAAGATTTGCAGACCTTCCCGTTATTTTTCTAACCGGAAAAACCGAGCTCTCCAGTAAAGTGCAAGGGTTCGAAGTGGGCGGCGATGATTATGTCACTAAACCGTTTGATCCAGAAGAGCTTAAGGCCCGTGTGCGCGGAAAATTGCGACGTACAAAAACTGCTGGATCTTCATTTCTTATGGCTGGATTTCGGGTCGACCTGTCTTTACAAAAAATATTTGTCGTGAATAAAGATGGTTCTGAAACGGCTTTGCCACTGACGCCGATTGAATTTAAACTGATGAGTCACTTTATGAAAAATGAGGGCAAGGTTTTCTCTCGGCAGAAACTTTTAGATATGTTTTGGAGTGACAGTTTGTATGTTTCCAAGCACACGGTCGACACACATATTTCTTCGCTACGTAAGAAGTTGGGCGCACCAGGTATAAACTTAAGGTCTATCTTTAAACAAGGCTACACATTCACGCTCCCTGAAGAAAACAAGGATCGTGACCGAGAAATGACCATCTAG
- a CDS encoding STAS/SEC14 domain-containing protein, which translates to MLTYREDRDQKFIEFKVSGKVTREEFQAFTEKIQPRLEKWKGIRLVEVIENLDGVEISALMKDIQFGLKNWGLFNRLEKCAVVADQKWIRVLADSIDPLFKPEIKVFQPAQIEEARDWALH; encoded by the coding sequence CGAAGATCGAGATCAAAAATTTATCGAGTTCAAAGTTTCAGGCAAAGTCACTCGAGAAGAGTTTCAAGCTTTCACAGAAAAAATCCAACCCCGATTAGAAAAATGGAAAGGCATTCGCCTTGTGGAAGTTATAGAGAACCTGGATGGTGTGGAAATTTCGGCCTTGATGAAGGACATTCAATTTGGACTAAAAAATTGGGGCCTTTTCAACCGCCTGGAAAAATGCGCCGTCGTAGCCGATCAAAAATGGATTCGCGTCCTTGCCGACTCTATCGATCCACTTTTCAAACCTGAAATTAAAGTTTTTCAGCCTGCACAAATTGAAGAAGCTCGAGACTGGGCACTCCACTGA